The following nucleotide sequence is from Kiritimatiella glycovorans.
CGTATTCCGAGAGCCGCGCGGCATGGTAGACGGGGGTCGGACGGCCCTGGTAATGACGCCGGATGTGGCGCAGCTCGGTCAGAAATTTGTCGGACCAGCGCAGCGAGAAATAGGCCTCCGTGATCTCGCGGAAGGGCTTCTCCAGTTCCGGGGGCAGATAGGCCCCGCCGTATCCCCCGAACCGGCCTTCCTCGTCGGGATATTTCGATAAGTAGTCTTTGTAGTCCTGCACCAGCGCCTCCCCGAGTCAAACAGGTCCAACCACGTTAGGTCAACGGAGGCGGCCACTCAAGAGGAAAGAGGAAAAGGGTTGTTTGTGGATTTTTATGGAAAGTCGCTCGGGGAGAAAGGGCGGGGTGCGGAAGATCAGGGGAAGCGTAGAATCGCGGTCGCGGGGAAAGAGAATGGGATTCACCATGAAGGACATGAAGAGCACAGGCAAATAGATCGTGCGCGCTCTCTTACGTTCGTAGTAGGCCCGTAGGCCTGCGAAGCAGGGCCAGGGCCGTGATCTTTCACGCGCCTTGGCCCTTCGGGCGCTTGCGGCGCTACTACGAACGTTTGTCGTCTCCCATCCCGACCCCGGCATCCTCTGTGACCGCTGTGGTGAATCCCCATCCGGCTCTTTCCCGAACGGTAACACAAATCTTCTGTTGGCGCCTGGTTTCCTTTATATTCCCGATCAGGAATATTTTGTTTTATTTAACTCTCTTTTGTGTTTATATTCCCGAACGGTAACTATGAAGATAGAAAACACAGAGCAGTTGGGTGCGGCGGTGCGGCGTCGGCGCAAACGAATGGGGATCACGCAGAAGGATCTCGCCATGGTTTGCGGGACGGGTTTGCGATTCATCGTGGACCTGGAGAAGGGCAAGCCCACCTGTCAGACCGGGAAGGCGCTTCAGGTGCTCAAGGCGCTTGGAATGGGCGTCGACGTCGAATCCCGGTGATAACCTCGGAGGGGTGTGATGCGTCGTCTTTTCGTTTACTTGAACGACGAGCACGTTGGGGCGCTGGATCAGGACGACAGCGGATTGTTGCTTTTCCGTTACGCTCCGTCGTGGCTGAATCGGCCGGATGCGATACCGCTCTCCCGCAGTCTTCCGCTGCGCGAGGAACCATTCCGCGGGAAATATGCACGACCCTTTTTTGCGGGCGTGCTTCCCGACGAGACTCCGCGCAGGCGTATCGCCTCGATCCTCGGGATCAGTGAGCGCAACGACTTCGCCATGCTCGAACGGATTGGCGGCGAGTGCGCGGGGGCGGTCAGGCTGCTTCCCGACGATGCCGCCGCCCGGACCGAGGATGCAGAGGCGCTGCATAAATTCGGCGAAGACGAACTGAAGCGTGTTTTTGCGGAACTGCCGCAGCGTCCCCTCATGGCGGGAAAAGAGGGTGTGAGGCTTTCGCTGGCGGGGGCTCAGGGGAAACTCCCGGTCGTCGTGCGTGGCGGATCGATCTGCCTTCCTCTGAACAACACCGCGAGCACGCATATCCTGAAACCGGAACCTGAAAGTTTCCGCGGATTAGCGGCGAATGAATCATTCTGCATGAGACTGGCGGGGGAGGCCGGATTGAACGTCCCGCCCGTTGAAATGAGGAACACGAACGGTCTTCCTTATCTCGTGATCGAACGCTTCGATCGAGATGAGGATAAAAGCGGCCGCGTGCGTCGCATACATCAGGAGGATTTCTGCCAGGCGCTGGGGTATCCGCCGGAACACAAGTATCAGCAGGAGGGCGGTCCGCTGCTCCGACATGGCTTCGAACTCCTGCGGGACTGGTCCACGGCACCCGTGCTGGATGTCCTGGAACTGGTCGATACGATGATCTTCAATGCGGTGATCGGCAACGCGGACGCCCACGGGAAGAATTTCTCCCTCCTCTATCGCGGACATGAACGGAGACTCGCCCCCGCCTACGACCTCGTCTGCACCCTGGCCTGGCCCGAAATCTCCACTCGGCTCGCGATGAATATCGGGGGGTGCCGCACACTCACGGAAATCAGGCCGGATCACTGGCGACGGATGGCCGAAGAAACCGGACTCGCCTGGCCGATGCTCCGGGAGCGCGTGGCCCGTTTCGCGACGGAGATCGGCGAGGCCGCCTGTAGATTGCGCGAGAATCTATCCGTCCGGGATCCCATGATCGACCGCGTGGCGGAGATCATCGCCTCCCGCGCGGACCGGATGGGTTCCGGGCGGGGATGACCACGGATGGCGAATGCAGCGATTCTCATTATGGCTTCACCCTTTTCGGTCGGGGTGGCACCCGACCCTCCCAGTGCCCGAAAATGCGTCGGATATCGACTCGGGAGGGACGGCTGCCACGCCGTCCGCGGTCGGAAAGCGGCCATAATGAGAAGTGCTGTGGCGAATGACGCGGATGTGGATTTTATGAGAGCTCAGGGGTACGATTTTTCCTTCCACCCGTTGCGTAGGTTTCCGGGCAATGTTGAAGTCAGGAAGGGGAAAGGGACGGGATCGCGGGAGGATTGCTTATCACGCGTGCAGCGCGCGTTCGGCCAGACGGTACCAGTCACCCGGAGGTACACGGTGCGGACGCAGTTCC
It contains:
- a CDS encoding helix-turn-helix transcriptional regulator, which encodes MKIENTEQLGAAVRRRRKRMGITQKDLAMVCGTGLRFIVDLEKGKPTCQTGKALQVLKALGMGVDVESR
- a CDS encoding type II toxin-antitoxin system HipA family toxin, which translates into the protein MRRLFVYLNDEHVGALDQDDSGLLLFRYAPSWLNRPDAIPLSRSLPLREEPFRGKYARPFFAGVLPDETPRRRIASILGISERNDFAMLERIGGECAGAVRLLPDDAAARTEDAEALHKFGEDELKRVFAELPQRPLMAGKEGVRLSLAGAQGKLPVVVRGGSICLPLNNTASTHILKPEPESFRGLAANESFCMRLAGEAGLNVPPVEMRNTNGLPYLVIERFDRDEDKSGRVRRIHQEDFCQALGYPPEHKYQQEGGPLLRHGFELLRDWSTAPVLDVLELVDTMIFNAVIGNADAHGKNFSLLYRGHERRLAPAYDLVCTLAWPEISTRLAMNIGGCRTLTEIRPDHWRRMAEETGLAWPMLRERVARFATEIGEAACRLRENLSVRDPMIDRVAEIIASRADRMGSGRG